From a region of the Buchnera aphidicola str. Ak (Acyrthosiphon kondoi) genome:
- the trpB gene encoding tryptophan synthase subunit beta: MYVPQILMPALFELEKNFVSAQEDTDFQKKFHDLLKNYAGRPTPLTLCRNLTKGTKTRIYLKREDLLHGGAHKTNQVLGQAMLAIRMKKKEIIAETGAGQHGVAAAIACALLNLKCRIYMGVKDVKRQSTNVFRMQLMGAKVISVKNGSGTLKDACNEALRDWSSTYKTSHYMIGTAAGPHPYPTIVREFQKMIGEETKKQILEQENKLPNSIIACIGGGSNAIGIFSDFIYDKVNLIGVEPAGHGIHTGKHGAPLKHGRTGIYFGMKSHLMQNQEGQIQESWSISAGLDFPSVGPEHAWLNSTHRAQYVSITDQEAINAFQSLCREEGIIPALESSHALAYALKIMKMHPQKKQILIVNLSGRGDKDIFTVHDVLKKGKKNESISDNV, from the coding sequence ATGTATGTACCTCAAATATTAATGCCTGCTTTATTTGAATTAGAAAAAAATTTTGTTTCTGCACAAGAAGACACTGATTTTCAAAAAAAATTTCATGATTTATTAAAAAATTATGCTGGAAGACCCACTCCATTGACTTTATGTAGAAATTTAACCAAAGGTACAAAAACGCGTATTTATCTAAAAAGAGAAGATTTGCTACATGGTGGAGCACATAAAACTAATCAAGTTTTAGGACAAGCTATGTTGGCAATTAGAATGAAAAAGAAAGAAATCATTGCTGAAACAGGTGCTGGTCAACATGGTGTAGCTGCTGCTATTGCTTGTGCATTGTTAAATTTAAAATGTAGAATCTACATGGGAGTTAAAGATGTTAAAAGACAAAGTACAAATGTTTTTCGCATGCAATTAATGGGTGCAAAAGTTATATCAGTAAAAAATGGTTCTGGTACATTAAAAGATGCATGTAATGAAGCTTTACGTGATTGGTCTAGTACTTATAAAACATCTCATTATATGATTGGTACTGCAGCTGGACCACATCCTTATCCTACTATTGTTCGTGAATTTCAGAAAATGATTGGAGAAGAAACAAAAAAACAAATTTTAGAACAAGAAAATAAGCTTCCAAATTCAATTATTGCATGTATCGGAGGAGGTTCCAATGCAATTGGAATATTCTCAGATTTTATTTATGATAAAGTTAATCTAATTGGTGTAGAACCAGCAGGTCATGGCATACATACAGGAAAACATGGAGCACCATTAAAACATGGTAGAACTGGTATTTATTTTGGTATGAAATCTCATTTAATGCAAAATCAAGAGGGACAAATTCAAGAATCTTGGTCGATTTCAGCAGGATTAGATTTTCCGTCTGTAGGACCTGAACATGCTTGGTTAAATAGCACTCATCGTGCTCAATATGTATCTATTACTGATCAAGAAGCGATCAATGCATTTCAATCTTTATGTAGAGAAGAAGGCATTATTCCTGCTTTAGAATCTTCTCATGCCTTAGCATATGCATTAAAAATAATGAAAATGCATCCTCAAAAAAAACAAATTTTAATTGTTAATCTTTCTGGTCGGGGTGACAAAGATATTTTTACAGTGCATGATGTTTTAAAAAAGGGAAAAAAGAATGAATCGATAT
- the sohB gene encoding protease SohB has translation MNLLLNYELFLAKIITFIIISISTLTLFYTIIKRKKNTDSKIKITLLEDNYKNIKNKILLSTMENFEKKIWFEKEKIKNKKNKKKILENKDQYLKNKKKKLYILDFKGGVYANEVMGLREEISAVLSVANKNDEVLLRLESSGGVIHGYGLAASQLNRLRQRGIHLIVSVDKIAASGGYMMACVADYIVSAPFAIIGSIGVVGQIPNFNKLLKKYNVDVELHTAGDYKRTLTMFGHNTQSTRDKFCEELNMTHKLFKNFIKEMRPSLDIESVSNGEHWFGTMALEKKLVDQISTSDDILMSKMGEYTLLNIQYIYKKKILERFTSSIVHNIRKILLKIFFHKNYL, from the coding sequence GTGAATTTACTTTTAAATTATGAATTATTCTTAGCAAAAATTATTACTTTTATTATAATCAGCATCTCTACATTGACTTTATTTTATACAATAATAAAAAGAAAAAAAAACACTGATAGTAAAATAAAAATTACTTTACTTGAAGATAATTATAAAAATATAAAAAATAAAATCTTATTATCCACAATGGAAAATTTTGAAAAAAAAATATGGTTTGAAAAAGAAAAAATAAAAAATAAAAAAAACAAAAAAAAAATATTAGAAAATAAAGATCAATATCTTAAAAATAAAAAGAAAAAATTATATATTTTAGATTTTAAGGGAGGAGTTTATGCAAATGAAGTGATGGGATTGCGAGAAGAAATATCTGCTGTACTTTCTGTGGCAAATAAAAATGATGAAGTTTTATTACGTTTAGAAAGCTCTGGAGGTGTAATTCATGGATATGGATTAGCTGCTTCTCAATTAAATAGATTGCGTCAACGAGGAATACATCTAATTGTATCTGTTGATAAAATTGCAGCAAGTGGAGGATATATGATGGCATGTGTTGCAGATTATATTGTTTCAGCACCATTTGCAATAATAGGTTCAATTGGAGTGGTAGGTCAAATACCCAATTTTAACAAACTATTAAAAAAATACAATGTGGATGTTGAGCTTCATACTGCAGGAGATTATAAACGCACCTTGACAATGTTTGGACATAACACTCAATCAACACGTGATAAATTCTGTGAAGAATTAAATATGACACATAAACTTTTTAAAAATTTCATAAAAGAAATGAGACCATCTTTAGATATTGAAAGTGTGTCTAATGGAGAGCATTGGTTTGGGACAATGGCTTTAGAAAAAAAATTAGTTGATCAAATTAGTACAAGTGATGATATTCTAATGTCGAAGATGGGAGAATACACTTTGTTGAACATTCAATATATTTATAAAAAAAAAATATTAGAACGTTTTACTTCTTCTATAGTACATAATATTAGAAAAATTTTACTTAAAATATTTTTTCATAAAAATTATTTATAA
- the trpCF gene encoding bifunctional indole-3-glycerol-phosphate synthase TrpC/phosphoribosylanthranilate isomerase TrpF, producing MQENILKKIIKDKIYWITLRKENQPLCSFKNKINIKTRDFYSSLKEKKPCFILEYKKTSPSLGIIRNNFDLVAISNVYKKYASSVSVLTDEKYFHGNLKFINIVRKCVTQPVLCKDFFIDPYQVYLARYYNADAILLMLSVLDDAKYQELSKIAKLLNMGILTEVNNKQELERALALNANIIGINNRNLNDLSIDLNRTRILSSLIKKDIIIISESGITKNSEIKKLGKFVNGFLIGSHLMSKNNLEIGVRSIIFGNNKICGLTRNTDIQISEKCGAIYGGLIFVKNSLRYITKKTAKNIIINSQLRFVGVFQNEDINTIAQFSEELSLYAVQLHGQENQDYINKLRNILSDKVKIWKAFSIQSKLPDRKYKNINMYVFDSFFGGSNTSFNWSILHNQVLDNVILAGGINLENCTIASKFHCSGLDFNSGIEISPGIKNHEKIRLIFQRLRYC from the coding sequence ATGCAAGAAAATATACTTAAAAAAATTATAAAAGATAAAATATATTGGATTACATTGAGAAAAGAAAACCAACCTCTATGTAGTTTTAAAAATAAAATCAATATAAAGACACGAGATTTTTATAGTTCTTTAAAAGAAAAAAAACCATGTTTTATATTAGAATACAAAAAAACATCGCCCTCTTTAGGGATTATTAGAAATAACTTTGATTTAGTTGCAATTTCTAATGTGTATAAAAAATATGCTTCTTCTGTTTCGGTTCTTACAGATGAAAAATATTTTCATGGAAATTTAAAGTTTATAAACATAGTACGAAAATGTGTTACTCAGCCTGTTTTATGTAAAGATTTTTTTATTGATCCATATCAAGTATATTTAGCTAGATACTATAATGCAGATGCTATTTTATTAATGTTATCTGTTTTAGATGATGCAAAGTATCAAGAATTATCTAAAATAGCAAAACTATTAAATATGGGAATATTAACTGAGGTAAATAATAAACAAGAATTAGAACGTGCCCTTGCATTAAATGCCAATATTATCGGTATTAATAATCGTAATTTAAACGATTTGTCAATTGATTTGAATCGTACTCGCATTTTATCTTCTTTAATTAAAAAAGATATTATTATAATTAGCGAATCAGGCATAACAAAAAATAGTGAAATAAAAAAACTTGGTAAATTTGTTAATGGTTTTTTAATTGGTTCACATTTAATGTCGAAAAATAATTTAGAAATCGGGGTACGTTCTATAATATTTGGCAATAATAAAATTTGTGGGTTAACTCGGAATACTGATATACAAATATCTGAAAAATGCGGGGCAATTTATGGCGGACTGATTTTTGTAAAAAATTCTCTTCGTTATATTACTAAAAAAACTGCCAAAAATATTATCATAAATAGCCAATTAAGGTTTGTAGGAGTTTTTCAAAATGAAGATATAAATACTATTGCTCAATTTTCTGAAGAACTGTCTCTCTATGCCGTTCAATTGCATGGTCAAGAAAATCAAGACTATATTAATAAATTAAGAAATATACTATCTGACAAAGTTAAAATTTGGAAAGCTTTTTCTATTCAATCTAAATTACCTGATCGTAAGTATAAAAATATAAATATGTATGTTTTTGACTCTTTTTTTGGAGGAAGTAATACATCTTTTAATTGGTCTATTTTACATAATCAGGTTTTAGACAACGTTATTTTAGCTGGGGGAATTAATTTAGAGAATTGTACTATTGCTTCCAAATTCCATTGTTCAGGATTAGATTTTAATTCTGGTATAGAAATATCTCCTGGTATTAAAAATCATGAAAAAATAAGATTAATTTTTCAACGACTAAGATATTGTTAA
- a CDS encoding DMT family transporter, with translation MNKMLVIILFSLVSLTWGTTWIAMKIATETIPPFFATGIRFLVASPLLIIIAYYTQTPLLFPYGQRWFQFIISIFYFSIPFTLMLYGGTYVSSSIASIIFSNMPVAVLTVSFLYLKQKLFLTQKIGILISLITLLTVLLIELESECFFQWKGILALLFALFSHAFIYAECQKKCCNVSVITFNALPSLVSGILLSTISWFIENPHIDTFSNRSILAIFYLGDFSGIFGILSFFYLQQKVSAFYASTVFLIFPVIAGFLENYIYKNTILLCEMWFIFPLIIGILLTLIPVDYLKKIKNKP, from the coding sequence ATGAATAAAATGTTAGTAATAATATTATTTTCTTTAGTATCTCTTACTTGGGGGACTACTTGGATCGCAATGAAAATCGCAACAGAAACAATTCCTCCATTTTTTGCTACTGGAATACGCTTTTTAGTCGCCTCTCCTTTGTTAATTATTATTGCATATTATACACAAACGCCTCTTTTATTTCCATATGGACAAAGATGGTTTCAATTTATCATTTCTATTTTTTATTTTTCTATACCATTTACATTAATGTTGTATGGAGGAACTTATGTAAGCTCTTCTATCGCATCTATTATATTTTCAAATATGCCTGTAGCTGTATTAACAGTATCATTTTTATACTTAAAACAAAAATTATTTTTAACTCAAAAAATAGGTATTTTGATTTCTTTAATTACATTATTAACTGTTTTACTGATAGAATTAGAATCAGAATGTTTTTTTCAATGGAAAGGAATTTTAGCTTTACTTTTTGCATTGTTTAGTCATGCTTTTATTTATGCAGAATGTCAAAAAAAATGCTGTAATGTATCTGTTATTACTTTTAATGCTTTACCATCGTTAGTGTCTGGAATATTATTATCTACTATATCTTGGTTTATAGAAAATCCTCATATTGATACTTTTTCTAATAGATCTATTTTAGCTATATTTTATCTCGGAGATTTTTCTGGAATTTTTGGTATTTTATCTTTTTTTTATTTGCAACAGAAAGTAAGTGCATTTTATGCTTCTACTGTTTTTTTAATTTTTCCAGTTATTGCTGGATTTTTAGAAAATTATATTTATAAAAATACAATTTTACTATGTGAAATGTGGTTTATTTTCCCATTAATTATAGGAATATTATTAACTTTGATTCCAGTTGATTATCTAAAAAAAATAAAAAATAAACCATAA
- the topA gene encoding type I DNA topoisomerase, with the protein MKKSLVIVESPAKAKTINQYLGAEYIVKSSIGHVRDLITGKSQNKEKNKKHPNESIFAKPNKKTLLIKKMGIDPYHNWKAEYYILPGKEKIISELKSIANQVNHIYLATDLDREGEAIAWHLKEVIGGDSSKFSRVVFNEITKHSIKKAFQNVGHINMNRVHAQQARRFMDRVVGYMISPLLWRKISRGLSAGRVQSVAVRIIADREKIIKNFIPEEYWKLNLSLFTKDKKKIEMDVTHYNNKIFRPKNRNEIYYAIEKIKKSLFFVKNYEEKIFYKTASAPFITSTLQQSASLRLGFSVKKTMFLAQKLYEEGYITYMRTDSNYLSKHAIKKVRTYIKNYYGDDYLPKEPNLYSNRKHSQEAHEAIRPCDIKIENINSDNLSSSAKKLYKLIWNQFVACQMTSVKYKSITIIVLADLFKLQKNEQIVLFNGWTRLLIEEKNINYEFPVLNIGDILFIDKITPNQKFTKPPPRFSEASLVRELEKKGVGRPSTYSVITSKIQDRGYVKIKKNKFYAEKMGEILTIRLKKSFSNLIDYNFTAYMEEKLDKVADNKIAWKNVLDSFFEDFSKQLEKAKKSPEEGGMELNSIVPTSIKCPMCCKKMGIKTAITGVFLSCLGYNNIDITKRCKQTINLISLNDFNKEEDNHRQMSLELMNRCDECNMSMDSYFIDKKLKLHICINNPSCLGYKIEKGVFKSPVYLSEIIQCEKCNGDMMLKTGPFGKFFICINKTCKNTRKILPNGEISDPKLEPIPFPQLLCKESDAWFVLREGISGIFFAANTFPKSRETRSPFVEELARFQYLLPEKIHYLSSGPIIDDYGNKTIVCFDRKTKKHYITSKKEGKFTGWSAIFIDKKWCVTSK; encoded by the coding sequence ATGAAAAAATCTCTTGTTATAGTTGAATCTCCAGCAAAAGCAAAAACTATAAATCAATATTTAGGTGCTGAATACATAGTAAAATCTAGTATAGGACATGTACGAGATTTAATAACAGGTAAATCCCAAAATAAAGAAAAAAATAAAAAACATCCTAATGAAAGTATTTTTGCAAAACCAAATAAAAAAACTCTTTTGATAAAAAAAATGGGTATTGATCCCTATCACAATTGGAAAGCTGAATATTATATTTTACCTGGCAAAGAAAAAATAATTTCTGAATTGAAATCTATTGCTAATCAGGTAAATCATATATATCTTGCTACAGATCTAGATAGAGAAGGCGAAGCAATAGCTTGGCATTTAAAAGAAGTTATTGGAGGCGATTCTTCTAAATTTAGTCGTGTCGTATTTAATGAAATTACTAAACACTCAATAAAAAAAGCATTTCAAAACGTCGGTCATATAAATATGAATCGAGTACATGCACAACAAGCACGTCGTTTTATGGATCGAGTGGTAGGTTATATGATTTCACCTTTATTATGGAGAAAAATTTCAAGAGGGTTATCTGCAGGACGAGTTCAATCTGTAGCGGTTCGTATAATTGCCGATCGTGAAAAAATTATAAAAAATTTCATTCCAGAAGAATATTGGAAATTAAATTTATCGCTATTTACTAAAGATAAAAAAAAGATTGAAATGGATGTCACACATTATAATAATAAAATATTCCGCCCTAAAAATAGAAATGAAATATATTATGCAATAGAGAAAATAAAAAAATCATTATTTTTTGTTAAAAATTATGAAGAAAAAATATTTTATAAAACTGCGTCTGCTCCATTTATAACCTCTACTTTGCAACAATCTGCTAGTCTTCGTTTAGGATTTAGTGTAAAAAAAACAATGTTTTTAGCACAAAAACTATATGAAGAAGGTTATATAACTTATATGAGAACTGATTCTAATTATTTAAGTAAACATGCAATTAAAAAAGTCAGAACATATATAAAAAATTATTATGGGGATGATTATTTACCTAAAGAACCTAATTTATATTCCAATCGAAAACATTCTCAAGAAGCTCATGAAGCCATTCGACCATGTGATATTAAAATCGAAAATATCAACTCAGATAATTTAAGTTCTAGTGCTAAAAAATTGTATAAGTTAATTTGGAATCAATTTGTAGCTTGTCAAATGACATCAGTAAAATATAAATCTATTACTATAATAGTCCTAGCTGATCTGTTTAAACTACAAAAAAACGAACAAATAGTACTATTTAATGGTTGGACTAGACTTCTAATAGAAGAAAAGAATATAAATTATGAATTTCCTGTTCTAAATATAGGAGATATTTTGTTTATAGATAAAATTACACCTAATCAAAAATTTACTAAACCTCCACCACGTTTTAGTGAAGCATCTTTAGTGCGTGAATTAGAAAAAAAAGGTGTTGGAAGACCTTCTACTTATTCTGTAATCACATCAAAAATACAAGACCGAGGATATGTTAAAATCAAAAAAAATAAATTTTATGCAGAAAAGATGGGAGAAATTCTTACTATTAGATTAAAAAAAAGTTTTAGCAATTTAATTGATTATAATTTTACTGCCTATATGGAGGAAAAACTTGATAAAGTTGCTGATAATAAAATTGCTTGGAAAAATGTACTTGATTCATTTTTTGAAGATTTTTCTAAGCAATTAGAAAAAGCTAAAAAAAGTCCAGAAGAAGGAGGTATGGAATTAAATAGCATTGTTCCAACTTCAATTAAATGTCCAATGTGTTGTAAAAAAATGGGAATTAAGACTGCTATAACTGGTGTTTTTCTTAGTTGTTTAGGATATAATAATATTGATATTACAAAACGTTGCAAACAAACTATAAACCTTATTTCACTGAATGATTTTAATAAAGAAGAAGATAATCACAGACAGATGTCTCTAGAATTAATGAATCGATGTGACGAATGTAATATGTCTATGGATAGTTATTTTATTGATAAAAAACTAAAATTACATATCTGTATTAATAATCCTAGTTGTCTTGGCTATAAAATTGAAAAAGGAGTTTTTAAAAGTCCTGTTTATTTATCTGAAATAATTCAATGTGAAAAATGTAATGGTGACATGATGTTAAAAACAGGTCCATTTGGTAAATTTTTTATATGTATTAATAAAACATGTAAAAATACAAGAAAGATTTTGCCCAATGGTGAAATATCTGATCCGAAATTAGAACCGATTCCCTTTCCACAATTATTATGTAAAGAATCTGATGCATGGTTTGTTTTGCGAGAGGGAATTTCCGGTATTTTTTTTGCTGCAAACACTTTTCCTAAATCACGTGAAACTAGATCTCCATTTGTAGAAGAATTAGCTCGATTTCAATATTTGTTACCAGAAAAAATACATTATTTATCTAGTGGTCCTATAATAGATGATTATGGTAATAAAACTATTGTATGTTTTGATAGAAAAACAAAAAAGCATTATATTACTTCTAAAAAAGAAGGAAAATTTACAGGTTGGTCAGCTATATTTATTGATAAAAAATGGTGTGTAACAAGCAAATAG
- a CDS encoding pseudouridine synthase, producing the protein MSEKIQKILSHFGYGSRRNIEKLIQCGNISINGIKAIIGQRLDYKNIGEVRIKGEIISIKKTYFKTKVIIYNKPEGEICTRNDVKKRPTVFDKLPFLNIHRWISIGRLDLNTRGLLLFTNNGNLANKLMHPKNKVEREYYIRVFGQINKNTMNILKNGVKIKDGYASFKSIEPIDCKDSRKNKWFKGVLCEGKNREIRSMWKTVKCQVSRLIRIRYGNIILPKNLQLGHWTELNSTLVDNLSNLVA; encoded by the coding sequence ATGAGTGAAAAAATACAAAAAATATTGTCTCATTTTGGATATGGTTCACGTCGAAATATTGAAAAATTGATTCAATGTGGGAATATATCTATCAATGGGATAAAAGCAATAATTGGTCAACGTTTAGATTATAAAAATATTGGAGAAGTTAGGATAAAAGGAGAAATAATATCTATAAAAAAAACATATTTTAAAACAAAAGTAATAATTTATAATAAACCAGAAGGAGAAATTTGTACTAGAAATGATGTCAAGAAAAGACCTACTGTATTTGATAAATTGCCTTTTTTAAATATTCATCGATGGATTAGTATTGGAAGATTAGATCTTAATACTAGAGGGTTATTATTATTTACAAATAATGGAAATCTAGCTAATAAACTCATGCATCCCAAGAACAAAGTAGAGAGAGAATATTATATTAGAGTTTTTGGACAAATTAATAAAAATACAATGAATATTTTAAAAAATGGAGTTAAAATTAAAGATGGTTATGCTTCATTTAAAAGTATAGAACCTATTGATTGTAAAGACTCAAGAAAAAATAAATGGTTTAAAGGTGTTTTATGTGAAGGAAAAAATCGTGAAATCAGATCCATGTGGAAAACTGTAAAATGTCAAGTTAGTAGATTAATCAGAATAAGGTATGGGAATATTATTTTGCCTAAAAATTTACAATTAGGGCATTGGACTGAATTAAATTCCACATTAGTAGATAATTTATCTAATTTAGTTGCTTAA
- a CDS encoding inositol monophosphatase family protein has translation MHPMLNIAIRAVRKGGNVIIQNYDTYKFIIEDLEKNKTFIKNIMYKTNRIISEIIHRSYPNHIILKKNENIFIKKNEKNTIWVINELDGKNNFIKCFPYFCISIAVIVKNRTEISVIYDPIKNDLFTAVKGQGSQLNGYRTRCSKVNTLDQTTIAVNLPNKIQNDILSSFKIYQKLILSGISFRCTGSTVLDLAYVAAGKIDCLFDFDLEPNNFIAGKLQVRESGCLISDFTGGHQYEDCHSGNITSSPKLIRLITEKIRKYYLK, from the coding sequence ATGCATCCAATGTTAAATATTGCTATTCGTGCAGTACGAAAAGGAGGAAACGTTATTATTCAAAATTATGATACATATAAATTTATTATAGAAGATTTAGAAAAAAACAAAACATTTATAAAAAACATAATGTATAAAACAAATAGAATAATAAGTGAAATTATTCATAGATCTTATCCTAATCATATTATTTTAAAAAAAAATGAAAATATTTTTATTAAAAAAAATGAAAAAAACACTATTTGGGTTATCAATGAATTAGATGGAAAAAATAATTTTATTAAATGTTTTCCGTATTTTTGCATTTCTATTGCTGTTATTGTGAAAAACAGAACTGAAATTTCTGTAATATATGATCCTATAAAAAATGATTTATTTACAGCTGTAAAAGGACAAGGTTCTCAATTAAATGGATACCGTACTAGATGCAGCAAAGTTAATACTTTAGATCAAACAACGATTGCTGTTAATCTACCTAATAAAATTCAAAATGACATTTTATCTTCTTTTAAAATATATCAAAAATTAATTTTATCTGGCATTTCTTTTAGATGTACTGGTTCTACTGTACTCGATTTGGCTTACGTTGCAGCTGGAAAAATAGATTGTTTATTTGATTTTGATTTAGAACCTAATAACTTTATAGCAGGTAAGTTACAAGTTCGAGAATCTGGTTGTTTAATCAGTGATTTTACAGGAGGACACCAATATGAAGATTGTCATTCTGGTAATATAACCAGCAGTCCAAAATTAATTAGATTAATTACTGAAAAAATACGCAAATATTATTTAAAATAA
- the trpD gene encoding anthranilate phosphoribosyltransferase, with product MQNILNKIYDSKSLTQEESYQLFKLISFGKITDIQLASILTAMRIRGESIEEITGAIYAFSEKMKFFPKPDYIFSDIVGTGGDNKNTINISTASAFVAAACGFKVIKHCNKKISSKSGSSDLLEKLNINLNASPEKSRQTLDELNICFLFAPKYHDGFKYSNNVRKNLKTKTIFNLLGPFLNPAVPPLTVIGVYNKKLIGPTVKILQNLKYTRGIIVHSDDTDEVTLFGTTYVSELLNKEIISYELQPESFGLKTHPKNRLKINSLEENHFIISQIMQGKGNRLHEELIAVNVALLLKVFGNENLKENTELALHKIRSGDVYKHIRNVSDMLKEDNYARKYT from the coding sequence ATGCAAAATATTTTAAATAAAATTTATGATTCAAAATCTTTAACTCAAGAAGAAAGTTATCAATTATTTAAATTGATTTCTTTTGGAAAAATAACAGATATACAATTAGCATCTATATTAACAGCAATGCGAATACGGGGTGAATCAATTGAAGAAATAACCGGAGCAATATACGCATTTTCAGAAAAAATGAAATTTTTTCCAAAACCTGATTACATTTTTTCTGATATTGTAGGGACGGGTGGCGATAATAAAAATACTATTAACATCTCAACTGCAAGTGCGTTTGTTGCCGCTGCATGTGGTTTTAAAGTTATTAAACATTGCAATAAAAAGATTTCTAGTAAATCAGGCTCTTCTGATCTTTTAGAGAAATTAAATATAAATTTAAATGCATCTCCAGAAAAATCTCGTCAAACTCTAGATGAATTAAATATTTGTTTTTTATTTGCACCTAAATATCACGATGGTTTTAAATATTCTAATAATGTTCGTAAAAACCTAAAAACTAAAACTATTTTTAATTTATTAGGACCTTTTCTTAATCCTGCAGTACCTCCTCTTACAGTTATTGGTGTATATAACAAAAAACTCATCGGTCCTACAGTTAAAATATTACAAAATCTAAAATATACAAGAGGAATAATTGTACACAGTGATGATACTGATGAAGTTACTTTATTTGGAACAACATATGTTTCTGAATTACTTAATAAAGAAATTATATCTTACGAATTGCAACCAGAAAGTTTCGGATTAAAAACCCATCCTAAAAATAGATTAAAAATAAACTCATTAGAAGAAAATCACTTTATAATCAGTCAAATAATGCAAGGTAAAGGTAATAGATTACATGAAGAATTAATAGCAGTAAATGTAGCATTATTATTAAAAGTTTTTGGAAATGAAAATTTAAAAGAAAATACAGAGCTAGCATTACATAAAATCAGAAGTGGAGATGTTTACAAACACATAAGAAATGTTTCTGATATGCTAAAAGAAGACAATTATGCAAGAAAATATACTTAA
- a CDS encoding bifunctional tRNA (adenosine(37)-C2)-methyltransferase TrmG/ribosomal RNA large subunit methyltransferase RlmN, with the protein MNKNINILNISTSKINLLDLNRQDLRCFLISLGAKNFCTDQIMNWIYNYYCNDFNKMFNISKKIRNQLYEKSHIFASKFIEEKVSYDGTIKWITSIHNQKIETVYIPEKKRSTLCVSSQIGCALKCHFCATGQAGFQRNLKVSEIIAQVWRANKTLKEKKIANGVTNIVFMGMGEPLLNLNNVVSALKIILDKNGFGLSKRRITLSTSGIVPALDKLRHMIDVSLAISLHAPNDSIRNCIMPINKKYNISSVLNSTLKYLKYSNANRGGVTIEYVMLDGVNDSNENAQQLASLLSRIPSKINLIPWNSFLGSSFLSSSMNRINIFANILRKKGFTAMIRKNRGDDIHAACGQLTGNITNRSKK; encoded by the coding sequence ATGAATAAAAATATCAATATATTAAATATTTCAACATCTAAAATTAATTTGTTAGATTTAAATCGTCAAGATCTAAGATGTTTTCTTATTTCTTTAGGTGCAAAAAATTTTTGTACAGATCAAATCATGAATTGGATTTATAATTATTACTGTAATGATTTTAATAAGATGTTTAATATTAGTAAAAAAATAAGAAATCAATTATATGAAAAATCTCATATATTTGCATCAAAATTTATAGAAGAAAAAGTCTCTTATGATGGTACGATAAAATGGATTACTTCTATTCATAATCAAAAAATTGAGACAGTTTATATTCCTGAAAAAAAACGCTCTACTCTTTGTGTTTCTTCACAAATAGGATGTGCTTTAAAATGTCATTTTTGTGCTACTGGACAAGCAGGTTTTCAACGTAATTTAAAAGTTTCTGAAATTATTGCTCAAGTTTGGCGAGCAAATAAAACATTAAAAGAAAAAAAAATTGCAAATGGTGTTACTAATATAGTCTTTATGGGTATGGGTGAACCTTTATTAAATTTAAATAATGTTGTTTCTGCATTAAAAATAATTTTAGATAAAAATGGTTTTGGTTTATCAAAACGTCGCATTACTTTATCAACTTCAGGAATAGTTCCGGCTTTAGATAAATTAAGACATATGATTGATGTTTCTTTAGCAATTTCTTTACATGCTCCGAATGATTCTATTAGAAATTGTATTATGCCGATTAATAAAAAATATAATATTTCTTCCGTTTTAAATTCGACATTAAAATATTTAAAATATTCTAATGCAAATCGAGGTGGAGTGACAATAGAATACGTTATGTTAGATGGAGTCAATGATTCTAATGAAAATGCTCAACAATTAGCTAGTTTATTGAGTCGAATACCTAGTAAAATTAATTTAATCCCTTGGAATTCTTTTTTAGGTTCATCTTTTTTATCTAGCAGTATGAATCGAATAAATATTTTTGCAAATATTTTAAGAAAAAAAGGATTTACTGCAATGATTAGAAAAAACAGAGGAGACGATATTCATGCTGCATGTGGTCAATTAACTGGTAATATAACTAATCGTTCTAAAAAATAA